Proteins from a genomic interval of Methanoplanus endosymbiosus:
- the gatD gene encoding Glu-tRNA(Gln) amidotransferase subunit GatD: protein MDSGDRVSCSYAGSMLEGTYITKRDGKAVIKLGNGYNIGVSFDAVTKTGDAEKREVVKGGFTQEEGLPDLAIVSTGGTIASKIDYRTGAVTSQFEAEDIMRAIPGLASIGNFTSHVPATILSENMTASIWRELASTIYSEIESGVEGVIVTHGTDTMSYSAAAVSFMLKTPVPVVFVGSQRSADRPSSDNLMNGLCSAAAAVSDLGEVSVVMHGTSSDDYCAIHRGTRVRKMHTSRRDAFRTLDMDILGKVDYPSLKVSLNKHAGRRGSFEPELHADLEEKVGLVQFYPGMNPDLIRSYDGYAGLVVAGSGLGHTSSACIEPLRELVSSGTTVVMTSQCLNGRVCDRVYDTGRDLIEAGVIEGVDMLPEVAMVKLMWVLGMEDDKEKVRELMLSDLRGELGGCTPHGL from the coding sequence ATGGATTCAGGAGACCGGGTGTCGTGCAGTTATGCCGGAAGCATGCTTGAGGGCACCTATATTACAAAGAGAGATGGTAAAGCGGTAATTAAGCTGGGAAACGGGTACAACATTGGTGTATCCTTTGATGCAGTGACAAAGACCGGTGATGCTGAGAAGAGAGAGGTTGTTAAAGGCGGATTTACTCAGGAGGAAGGTCTTCCTGATCTCGCGATTGTCTCAACCGGAGGAACGATTGCCTCCAAGATTGATTACAGGACAGGGGCTGTAACAAGCCAGTTTGAGGCTGAGGATATTATGAGGGCAATTCCGGGTCTGGCTTCGATTGGTAATTTCACCTCTCATGTGCCGGCAACTATTCTTTCTGAGAATATGACTGCTTCCATCTGGAGAGAGCTTGCCTCAACCATTTACAGTGAGATTGAGTCTGGTGTTGAGGGTGTAATTGTCACGCATGGGACAGATACGATGTCATATTCGGCTGCGGCTGTAAGTTTCATGCTCAAAACTCCCGTTCCGGTTGTCTTTGTCGGTTCACAGAGGTCTGCTGACCGTCCGTCAAGCGATAATCTGATGAACGGTCTGTGCAGTGCTGCTGCGGCAGTATCTGACTTAGGTGAAGTTTCGGTTGTGATGCACGGGACATCAAGCGATGATTATTGTGCCATTCACAGGGGAACAAGGGTCAGAAAGATGCACACCTCAAGGCGTGATGCTTTCCGGACTCTTGATATGGATATTCTCGGTAAGGTTGATTATCCGTCTCTGAAGGTCAGCCTGAATAAGCATGCCGGAAGGCGTGGCAGTTTTGAGCCTGAACTTCATGCTGATCTTGAGGAGAAGGTGGGGCTTGTGCAGTTTTATCCGGGCATGAATCCTGACCTCATTCGCAGCTATGACGGTTACGCCGGTCTTGTCGTTGCCGGAAGTGGTCTAGGTCATACCTCTTCAGCCTGTATTGAGCCTTTAAGGGAACTGGTCTCATCCGGAACAACGGTTGTGATGACTTCGCAGTGTCTGAACGGCAGGGTCTGTGACCGTGTCTATGATACCGGCAGGGATCTCATTGAGGCAGGTGTAATTGAAGGCGTGGATATGCTGCCTGAGGTTGCCATGGTTAAACTGATGTGGGTGCTTGGTATGGAAGATGATAAGGAGAAGGTGAGGGAGCTTATGCTCTCTGATTTACGCGGTGAACTTGGGGGGTGCACGCCTCATGGATTATAA
- a CDS encoding RNA-binding domain-containing protein produces MKQSDLTLEIATGEDSTHQFKVNINNGESIAAEMAAFANSKGGTIYIGVADDGTAPGLTKKDVSRINQLISNAASQQVKSPLAVHTENVALDNGRIVIVLNVPKGIDKPYFDKNGVIWLKTGSDKRRINSKEELRRLFQVTDQFHADEVPTKAGINKLDNIRFRDFLKSAYKQDVPSSSEELIRLLQNMNLAADNGMLNLAGVLMFAERPEWIKPQFIVKAICYPGNDIHISEYLDTEIYEGPFQKVFESSLAFIMRNLHKIQAGRGINSPGLPEVPESVFEELLVNALVHRDYFVSAPIRIFVFDNRIEIVSPGHLPNNLTVEKIRTGNSNIRNPILVSYVAKGLLPYHGLGSGIKRALEQWPDIDFEDDREGCKFTVTVHRKVAGGADELKSSPKSSPKSSPKSSPKSSPKSSPKSSPKSSPKSSPKTEDQIIELILNNSFITSAQLGEVLGISKRAVLKQIEKLKKQGRLKRIGSTRSGQWELISDNSDR; encoded by the coding sequence ATGAAACAGTCCGATTTAACTCTTGAGATCGCTACCGGTGAGGACAGCACTCACCAGTTCAAGGTAAATATCAATAATGGTGAGTCTATAGCGGCAGAAATGGCGGCTTTTGCTAATTCAAAGGGTGGCACAATATATATTGGGGTTGCTGATGACGGGACTGCTCCGGGCCTTACAAAGAAGGATGTTTCCCGGATTAATCAGCTTATCAGCAATGCTGCCAGCCAGCAGGTAAAAAGTCCTCTTGCCGTACATACGGAAAATGTTGCCCTTGATAATGGCAGGATTGTAATAGTTCTGAATGTTCCTAAAGGTATAGACAAACCATATTTTGATAAAAATGGTGTGATCTGGCTGAAAACCGGTTCAGACAAACGAAGGATCAATTCTAAGGAGGAATTGCGGCGGCTTTTTCAGGTGACTGATCAGTTCCATGCAGATGAAGTTCCAACTAAAGCGGGTATCAATAAACTTGATAACATTCGCTTTCGTGATTTTTTAAAGAGTGCATATAAGCAGGATGTGCCATCGTCTTCTGAAGAACTTATCAGACTTTTGCAGAACATGAATCTTGCAGCAGACAATGGGATGCTGAATCTTGCAGGTGTGCTGATGTTTGCCGAAAGGCCTGAATGGATAAAACCACAGTTTATTGTTAAGGCAATCTGCTATCCGGGAAATGATATTCACATCAGTGAATATCTGGATACGGAAATTTATGAAGGTCCTTTTCAGAAGGTTTTTGAGAGTTCTCTTGCATTTATTATGCGTAATCTGCATAAGATTCAGGCCGGACGTGGTATTAATTCGCCGGGACTCCCTGAGGTTCCGGAAAGTGTCTTTGAGGAACTTCTTGTAAATGCACTTGTTCATCGTGATTATTTTGTAAGTGCTCCGATCCGTATTTTTGTTTTTGATAACCGGATAGAGATTGTAAGTCCGGGACATCTTCCAAATAATCTGACAGTGGAGAAGATCAGGACTGGTAATTCAAATATAAGAAACCCGATTCTTGTCTCCTATGTTGCAAAGGGTCTGTTGCCATATCATGGGCTTGGTTCGGGAATAAAACGTGCACTGGAGCAGTGGCCGGATATTGACTTTGAGGACGATCGTGAAGGGTGTAAGTTCACCGTTACGGTTCACCGGAAGGTTGCCGGTGGGGCTGATGAACTGAAAAGTTCACCAAAAAGTTCACCAAAAAGTTCACCAAAAAGTTCACCAAAAAGTTCACCAAAAAGTTCACCAAAAAGTTCACCAAAAAGTTCACCAAAAAGTTCACCAAAAACAGAAGATCAGATTATTGAACTAATACTGAATAACTCCTTTATCACTTCGGCCCAGTTGGGTGAAGTTCTTGGAATATCCAAACGTGCAGTGCTGAAACAGATTGAAAAGCTTAAAAAACAGGGTCGTCTGAAACGCATTGGTTCGACAAGAAGCGGTCAATGGGAATTAATCTCAGATAATAGTGATCGGTGA
- a CDS encoding ABC transporter ATP-binding protein, translating into MAFLSVKNLNKKFSKEGVKPLTALDSINLDIEKEEFISLVGPSGCGKTTLLRIIAGLEEPTSGEILLEGNKIQGPDPERGMVFQEYSLFPWLNIIDNIAFGPEMKGIGKEERRERAAEYIDIVNLEGFENSYPHELSGGMRQRVAIARALANAPKLLLMDEPFGALDAQTRNRMQHELLDIHEKTRKTVIFVTHSVDEAVFLSDRVVILGTRPGRIREIVEIDLPEGKKRERTDPEFIRLRKYILSQISDNPQEH; encoded by the coding sequence ATGGCATTTTTATCAGTAAAAAACCTCAATAAAAAATTCTCAAAGGAGGGTGTAAAACCCCTCACAGCACTGGACAGTATAAACCTTGACATTGAAAAGGAGGAGTTCATATCACTGGTAGGACCTTCAGGATGCGGCAAGACAACATTGTTAAGGATAATAGCCGGCCTTGAAGAACCCACTTCAGGAGAAATTCTGCTTGAGGGCAATAAGATACAGGGGCCTGACCCTGAAAGAGGAATGGTCTTTCAGGAATATTCCCTCTTCCCATGGCTGAATATAATTGACAATATTGCATTCGGCCCTGAGATGAAGGGAATCGGAAAAGAAGAGCGAAGAGAGAGAGCTGCTGAATATATTGATATAGTAAACCTTGAGGGATTTGAAAATTCCTACCCCCATGAACTATCAGGAGGCATGAGGCAGAGGGTCGCCATTGCAAGGGCACTTGCAAACGCGCCCAAACTTCTCCTGATGGATGAGCCTTTCGGTGCCCTTGATGCACAGACCAGAAACAGGATGCAGCACGAACTCTTAGACATACATGAAAAGACCAGAAAGACAGTCATTTTTGTAACGCACAGCGTTGATGAGGCTGTATTTCTTTCAGACAGAGTGGTGATCCTTGGCACAAGACCGGGAAGAATCAGGGAGATAGTTGAGATCGATCTTCCGGAAGGAAAGAAAAGAGAGAGAACAGATCCCGAATTTATCCGGCTGAGAAAGTACATACTCTCACAAATCAGTGATAACCCGCAGGAACATTAA
- a CDS encoding DUF2283 domain-containing protein, with protein MNNNPVQQKADSIDYDYGNDSLFLYTKGMGYKQSLNLDNIIVDFDDKYQIKGVEILGASEKFGVSKFELRKPEEIKIHLKISENVVELSVNLTLERRNRHVPKVISVTGLNESNIPSGTMAMSC; from the coding sequence ATGAATAATAATCCAGTTCAGCAGAAGGCAGATTCAATTGATTATGATTATGGGAATGACAGTCTGTTTTTGTATACAAAAGGAATGGGGTATAAACAGTCATTAAATCTGGATAATATAATTGTTGATTTTGATGACAAATATCAGATAAAAGGTGTTGAAATACTTGGTGCCTCTGAAAAATTTGGTGTTTCTAAATTTGAATTAAGGAAACCCGAAGAGATTAAGATTCATCTCAAAATATCTGAAAATGTGGTTGAACTCAGCGTCAATCTTACTCTTGAAAGAAGAAACCGGCATGTCCCTAAAGTAATCTCTGTAACAGGACTTAATGAGTCTAATATCCCATCCGGAACAATGGCCATGTCGTGCTGA
- a CDS encoding ABC transporter permease, with the protein MNIKKKLTSKKLLLPVGTIIAIILIWQAVAVFIVGNKFFLPSFTDVLEAGYMTIFGPKGTLFEDFLYSMLHFFIGMIAALLVGIPVGILMGWFKDADSALNPIIEILRPIPPLAWIPFAIIWFGLTDIAAGFIIFIGAVFPIMINTYTGFRNVPKVFIEAGKVLGCTNNITLIRKIAFPSAVPSIISGIRIAMGVGWMCLVAAEIFGAGSGKYGLGKNLWTYYNLHQMPSVVVYMLVLGFIGLAIDLLFRYYVNREMLKWMEEGM; encoded by the coding sequence ATGAATATTAAGAAAAAATTAACCAGTAAAAAACTGCTCCTTCCGGTTGGGACTATAATTGCCATCATTTTAATATGGCAGGCTGTTGCTGTTTTTATCGTAGGCAACAAATTTTTCCTTCCTTCCTTCACCGATGTCCTTGAAGCAGGATATATGACAATATTCGGCCCAAAAGGGACTCTCTTTGAGGACTTCCTTTACAGTATGCTCCATTTCTTCATAGGAATGATTGCAGCACTGTTAGTCGGAATTCCGGTGGGGATACTCATGGGATGGTTTAAGGATGCAGACTCTGCCCTAAACCCTATAATAGAGATATTAAGACCAATACCACCGCTTGCATGGATTCCGTTTGCAATCATCTGGTTTGGCCTGACAGATATTGCCGCAGGATTTATAATATTCATAGGTGCTGTATTCCCGATAATGATCAACACTTATACGGGATTTCGCAATGTCCCAAAAGTGTTTATTGAAGCCGGAAAGGTTCTTGGCTGCACCAACAATATAACACTTATCAGAAAAATTGCATTCCCATCAGCAGTGCCGTCAATAATTTCCGGGATAAGAATTGCAATGGGTGTAGGCTGGATGTGCCTTGTAGCAGCAGAGATATTTGGTGCAGGAAGCGGAAAATACGGTCTTGGAAAGAATCTCTGGACATATTACAATCTCCACCAGATGCCGAGCGTTGTCGTATATATGCTTGTATTAGGTTTTATCGGCCTTGCGATTGATCTTCTCTTCAGGTATTATGTCAACAGAGAGATGCTGAAATGGATGGAAGAGGGGATGTAA
- a CDS encoding fumarate hydratase, with translation MNNLKEKIASATEEAIHTAEVRLPDDFLRAMNAAIEKETNPVAKAEYRNILDNIGQAEERDIPICQDTGMHIFYVTIPEGFEEREIIREGILEGLLRANSGVPLRPNAVDPITRKNSGDNTGAGFPAVHIKKGEKFTITAMPKGGGSENSSRLAMMLPSEVKNIKKFVAETMLLAGGKPCPPVVLGIGIGSTFDGVASLAKEALLMPVDDMDEYEQELCDAVNELGIGPMGLGGDITAIAVKVKTEHCHTASLPVAVNVQCWVCRRATVEVNL, from the coding sequence ATGAATAATTTAAAGGAGAAGATTGCATCCGCCACAGAAGAGGCGATACATACAGCAGAGGTCAGACTTCCGGACGACTTCCTGCGGGCAATGAACGCTGCAATAGAGAAGGAGACAAATCCCGTTGCAAAAGCGGAGTACAGAAATATTCTCGACAATATCGGACAGGCAGAAGAGAGAGATATTCCAATATGCCAGGATACCGGGATGCATATCTTCTATGTCACAATACCGGAAGGTTTTGAAGAGAGAGAGATCATCCGGGAGGGGATTTTAGAGGGTCTGTTAAGGGCAAATTCAGGAGTTCCCCTAAGACCAAATGCAGTTGATCCCATAACCAGAAAAAATTCCGGGGACAATACGGGAGCAGGTTTTCCGGCAGTGCATATAAAGAAAGGTGAAAAATTCACGATAACCGCCATGCCAAAAGGCGGCGGCAGTGAGAACTCCTCAAGGCTTGCCATGATGCTGCCTTCAGAAGTTAAGAATATTAAAAAATTCGTTGCTGAAACAATGCTACTTGCCGGAGGAAAACCCTGCCCGCCCGTAGTGCTTGGAATAGGTATAGGCAGCACCTTTGACGGCGTTGCCTCACTGGCAAAAGAGGCTCTGCTCATGCCTGTTGATGATATGGACGAATACGAGCAGGAGTTATGCGATGCAGTAAATGAACTCGGCATCGGCCCGATGGGCCTTGGCGGAGACATTACGGCAATTGCAGTCAAGGTGAAGACAGAGCACTGCCATACGGCATCACTGCCCGTGGCCGTAAATGTCCAGTGCTGGGTCTGCCGGCGTGCAACCGTAGAGGTGAATCTCTGA
- a CDS encoding 50S ribosomal protein L16 gives MVRKPAKMYRAISKRAYTRREYMGGVPGSKVVQFDMGNTKAEFPVRVSIIADESCQIQHKALEAARMSVNRKLQREIGRMNYHFKLRTYPHQVLRENKQATGAGADRVSEGMRSAFGKAVGTAARVQSGQKVFTIYTSDAMADKAKKSLKTAGYKLPTPTRIVIERPAQA, from the coding sequence ATGGTTCGAAAACCCGCAAAAATGTACAGGGCAATCTCCAAGAGAGCATATACAAGGCGCGAGTATATGGGAGGTGTGCCCGGATCAAAGGTAGTCCAGTTCGACATGGGCAATACAAAAGCAGAGTTCCCAGTAAGAGTATCAATAATTGCTGATGAATCATGCCAGATTCAGCACAAGGCTCTTGAAGCAGCACGTATGTCAGTGAACCGTAAACTTCAGAGGGAGATTGGAAGGATGAACTATCATTTCAAGCTCAGAACATACCCACACCAGGTTCTCCGCGAGAACAAGCAGGCAACAGGTGCAGGTGCGGACCGTGTTTCTGAAGGTATGAGATCGGCATTCGGAAAAGCAGTAGGTACAGCAGCACGTGTACAGTCAGGACAGAAAGTCTTTACAATCTACACCTCCGATGCAATGGCTGATAAAGCCAAGAAGAGTCTCAAGACTGCCGGGTACAAACTCCCGACACCAACGAGAATTGTAATCGAAAGACCTGCTCAAGCCTGA
- the argH gene encoding argininosuccinate lyase: MTKDPLRGGRLGDSRPSEVWDYLSSMEADRFIGKADVSVDIAHLLMLSRQEIIDQESAKKIMNVLLKLHDNGLPDSVYDEKFEDVHAGIEAYIIDKIGIDSGGRLHMGRSRNDEVATCVRIRLREEILDLMSDVAILRSIFCGFAKDNTDIYMPGFTHLQHAQPTTVAHYLMNYEQAFKRDFERLGDAYLRVDQCPLGAAAFASTGYPIDREYTSDLLGFGGVLENTMDCVAGRDFALEVISDCAILMNNISRLCEEIIFWSSSFVSFVILADEYCSTSSIMPQKKNPDCAEIMRAKAGSVSGCQMAAFSIIKNLPMSYNRDMQELWPHLWKAIVDTKVSIKILNGMIRTAHINRRRMAEEAVKGNTTATELADILVREYGLAFRTAHNIVGRAVRIGKLDLKTLEMSAKEMAGISLVDLGLTEEAVADGLEVSTSVNVRKATGGPSPQAVMANIMRSEAAYADDLEWIRGLKMYLHSSEKHMIEKAREMVQE, encoded by the coding sequence ATGACAAAAGATCCACTCAGGGGCGGGCGACTTGGAGACTCACGCCCGTCTGAAGTCTGGGACTATTTATCCTCGATGGAAGCTGACCGCTTCATCGGGAAGGCGGACGTATCTGTTGATATTGCTCATCTGCTGATGCTTTCCAGGCAGGAAATAATAGATCAGGAATCTGCAAAAAAAATAATGAATGTTCTGCTAAAACTGCATGATAATGGTCTTCCTGATTCAGTATATGATGAAAAATTTGAAGATGTCCATGCCGGAATTGAGGCATATATCATAGATAAGATCGGAATTGATTCCGGTGGCAGGCTTCATATGGGACGTTCAAGAAATGATGAGGTGGCGACCTGTGTCAGAATCAGGCTCAGAGAGGAGATCCTGGATCTGATGTCGGATGTTGCTATCCTCAGAAGTATCTTCTGCGGTTTTGCAAAGGATAATACTGATATTTATATGCCTGGATTTACCCATCTTCAGCATGCTCAGCCGACAACGGTGGCTCATTATCTGATGAACTATGAGCAGGCATTTAAGAGGGATTTTGAGAGGCTTGGCGATGCTTATTTAAGGGTGGATCAGTGCCCGCTCGGTGCTGCGGCCTTTGCCTCCACCGGATATCCGATTGACAGGGAATACACATCTGATCTGCTTGGCTTTGGCGGTGTTCTGGAGAACACAATGGACTGTGTTGCCGGCCGTGATTTTGCACTTGAGGTGATCTCGGACTGCGCTATCCTTATGAATAATATAAGCCGTCTATGTGAGGAGATTATCTTCTGGAGTTCTTCATTTGTCAGTTTTGTAATCCTTGCTGATGAATACTGCTCTACAAGTTCTATAATGCCTCAGAAGAAGAACCCAGACTGTGCCGAGATTATGAGGGCAAAGGCAGGTTCTGTCTCCGGATGCCAGATGGCGGCATTTTCAATAATAAAGAACCTCCCTATGAGCTATAACCGCGACATGCAGGAGTTATGGCCTCATCTATGGAAAGCAATAGTGGATACAAAAGTATCAATTAAGATCCTCAACGGGATGATAAGGACTGCTCATATCAACCGGAGGAGAATGGCGGAAGAGGCAGTGAAGGGAAATACGACTGCAACCGAACTTGCTGATATCCTTGTAAGGGAGTATGGCCTTGCCTTCAGGACTGCGCATAATATTGTAGGCCGTGCTGTGAGGATTGGGAAACTTGATCTGAAAACACTTGAGATGTCTGCAAAAGAGATGGCCGGCATATCCCTTGTGGATCTTGGTCTGACTGAGGAGGCGGTTGCTGACGGTCTTGAGGTAAGTACTTCGGTCAATGTCAGAAAAGCAACCGGCGGGCCGTCGCCACAGGCTGTAATGGCTAATATAATGAGAAGTGAGGCTGCATATGCGGATGATCTTGAATGGATCAGAGGCCTTAAGATGTACCTTCACTCGTCAGAGAAGCATATGATTGAGAAAGCAAGAGAGATGGTACAGGAATAA
- the gatE gene encoding Glu-tRNA(Gln) amidotransferase subunit GatE yields the protein MDYKKLGLKAGIEIHQQLNTKEKLFCHCPTLLRDAEERNGEFFRYLRATESEMGKIDRAAEEEMKKENRAYTYYAYDTTCLVENDEEPPAPMNPEAIELSMTLAKMLGMTAVEQIHVMRKLVIDGSNTSGFQRTALVALNGKIPAGAVIESICLEEEAAQRVEGDIFSLDRLGIPLAEITTGPDMKTPEEVKEVAAYIGMILRSTGRVKRGLGTIRQDVNISIREGARVEIKGVQDLSLIEEVVKREVLRQVNLLEIRAELIRRGASVPEDYTDVTSVFSETGSSILKKAKTILAVNLRGFAGLVGREVQPGRRLGSEISDYAKKCGVGGLFHTDELPAYGVTEEEVAALRSFVGAADDDCVIIVADKKKRAECAISQIIKRSKMAFEGVPEETRKMLEEGSTAYMRPLPGAARMYPETDVFPVEITGEYWDSLEIPELLTAKEERFKNELNLDAAVAKQMAYSPRMPLFERMIREGIKANLASRTLLATLRELYRDGVDTYSLSDDSLLELLKLVEGGKAAKEAIPDLIRAISKGMSPADAVESVAPGISEEELTGIIQTIIGERKDFIKEQGMRSLGPLMGVVMKEARGRADGKVISEILKREIQSVL from the coding sequence ATGGATTATAAGAAACTCGGTCTTAAAGCCGGAATTGAGATCCATCAGCAGCTCAATACCAAAGAGAAGCTCTTCTGTCACTGCCCTACTCTGCTTCGCGATGCCGAAGAGAGAAATGGTGAATTTTTCAGATATCTCCGGGCAACCGAGAGTGAGATGGGAAAGATTGACCGGGCGGCAGAGGAGGAGATGAAGAAGGAGAACCGTGCCTATACCTACTACGCCTATGACACGACCTGTCTTGTAGAGAACGATGAGGAACCTCCGGCACCGATGAATCCGGAGGCCATTGAATTATCGATGACTCTTGCAAAGATGCTTGGCATGACTGCTGTTGAGCAGATTCATGTGATGAGAAAGCTTGTCATTGACGGCTCAAACACTTCCGGTTTTCAGAGGACTGCCCTTGTTGCACTGAATGGTAAAATTCCGGCCGGTGCTGTTATTGAATCCATATGTCTGGAGGAGGAGGCGGCACAGAGGGTTGAGGGGGATATATTCTCACTTGACAGGCTTGGCATTCCCCTTGCTGAGATCACAACCGGCCCTGATATGAAGACTCCTGAGGAAGTAAAGGAGGTTGCGGCATATATCGGAATGATCCTGAGATCTACAGGCCGGGTTAAGAGAGGGCTTGGAACCATCAGGCAGGATGTCAATATCTCCATTCGTGAGGGTGCCCGTGTTGAGATCAAGGGTGTGCAGGATTTAAGCCTCATTGAGGAGGTTGTGAAACGTGAGGTATTAAGGCAGGTGAATCTCCTTGAGATTCGCGCTGAGCTTATCCGCCGTGGTGCCTCTGTTCCTGAGGATTATACCGATGTCACATCTGTCTTTTCAGAGACCGGTTCCAGCATTTTAAAGAAGGCTAAGACTATTCTTGCGGTTAATCTCAGAGGTTTTGCAGGCCTTGTCGGAAGGGAGGTCCAGCCCGGAAGAAGACTTGGCAGTGAGATATCCGACTATGCGAAGAAGTGCGGTGTCGGCGGGCTGTTCCATACGGATGAACTTCCGGCATATGGTGTGACTGAGGAGGAGGTTGCTGCTCTCAGGAGTTTTGTAGGTGCGGCTGATGATGACTGCGTCATCATAGTTGCAGATAAGAAGAAGAGGGCTGAGTGTGCAATCTCACAGATAATCAAGCGCTCAAAGATGGCATTTGAGGGTGTCCCTGAAGAGACGAGAAAGATGCTTGAGGAGGGCAGCACTGCTTATATGAGGCCGCTACCCGGGGCTGCAAGGATGTATCCGGAGACTGATGTATTTCCGGTTGAGATTACCGGTGAGTACTGGGATTCACTTGAGATTCCTGAGCTTTTAACTGCTAAAGAAGAGAGGTTTAAGAATGAACTGAATCTTGATGCAGCGGTTGCGAAACAGATGGCCTATTCTCCGCGTATGCCCCTCTTTGAGAGGATGATTCGTGAGGGTATTAAGGCAAATCTTGCGTCAAGAACGCTTCTGGCAACCTTAAGGGAGCTGTACCGTGACGGTGTCGATACCTATTCACTATCTGATGATTCCCTGCTTGAGCTTCTGAAACTTGTTGAGGGCGGAAAGGCTGCAAAGGAGGCGATTCCTGATCTGATTCGTGCCATTTCAAAGGGTATGTCTCCGGCAGATGCTGTTGAGAGTGTCGCCCCCGGAATTTCTGAAGAGGAACTGACCGGAATTATCCAAACGATTATCGGTGAGAGGAAGGATTTCATCAAAGAGCAGGGCATGAGATCTTTAGGTCCTCTTATGGGTGTTGTCATGAAGGAGGCCCGCGGGCGTGCTGACGGTAAGGTCATCAGCGAGATCCTTAAGAGAGAAATTCAGAGTGTTCTCTGA
- a CDS encoding ABC transporter substrate-binding protein, with translation MKKISGLILLVFIAAAVVLTAGCTGTDETPAGTAEELNFGYQPSTHQIAYMAAMEKGWWSENLAPFGYTIDRNKNEFQFPTGAPEMQSMIAGDIDVAYVGAAPVISALATGLDGKIVAAVQTQGSALVVGNDIVYEKPEDLKGHTIATFPPGTIQDTLLRGWLRDNGIDDENDVDIRPMGPGDAITAITAGQIDAVFLPAPSPTIVENDGAGRIVVNSGEMMKNHPCCVLVVSGKMIRENPDAVAEIIKTHIKATDYIKANKDEAAEIYSGYTKNTVETVKDSFSNWDGEWVSDPNIITGGVMDYVKTQAELGYIEKELTQDEIFDLSFYEKATA, from the coding sequence ATGAAAAAGATTTCAGGATTAATATTACTGGTATTTATTGCGGCAGCTGTCGTGCTTACAGCAGGGTGTACTGGCACAGATGAAACACCGGCAGGAACAGCAGAAGAGCTGAATTTTGGCTACCAGCCAAGCACACATCAGATTGCCTATATGGCAGCAATGGAGAAGGGATGGTGGAGTGAGAACCTTGCACCATTTGGATACACCATTGACAGAAACAAAAACGAGTTCCAGTTCCCTACAGGCGCACCGGAGATGCAGTCTATGATTGCAGGGGACATTGACGTGGCATATGTCGGCGCAGCCCCGGTCATATCCGCACTCGCAACCGGACTTGACGGAAAGATTGTCGCCGCAGTACAGACACAGGGTTCTGCACTCGTTGTCGGCAATGACATTGTATATGAAAAACCAGAAGACTTAAAGGGACACACCATTGCAACATTCCCACCCGGAACAATACAGGATACTCTCCTCAGGGGATGGCTCAGGGATAACGGCATTGATGACGAAAATGATGTTGACATTCGCCCGATGGGCCCCGGAGATGCAATTACTGCAATAACCGCAGGACAGATAGATGCAGTATTCCTGCCGGCACCCTCACCCACAATCGTTGAAAATGACGGCGCAGGCAGAATTGTGGTAAATTCCGGCGAAATGATGAAGAACCACCCATGCTGTGTACTTGTAGTCAGCGGAAAGATGATCAGGGAAAACCCTGATGCAGTTGCGGAAATTATAAAGACCCACATTAAGGCTACAGATTATATCAAGGCAAACAAAGACGAAGCTGCCGAGATCTATTCAGGCTACACCAAGAACACCGTTGAGACAGTTAAGGACTCATTCAGCAACTGGGACGGAGAATGGGTATCTGATCCAAATATCATCACCGGAGGTGTGATGGATTACGTTAAAACACAGGCAGAACTTGGATATATCGAGAAAGAACTGACCCAGGACGAAATTTTTGACCTTTCATTCTACGAAAAGGCAACTGCCTGA